In Haloplanus rubicundus, one DNA window encodes the following:
- a CDS encoding cupin domain-containing protein yields the protein MDIRSYDETEMTEAVPDVFLSQLAAGEKTSVQGYVIDPGAEVPEHSHPHEQAGYAWRGEAVFIVDGEEHVVSAGDSYVIPGGDPHRVENRGDEPFEGVDIFSPPRTDPDWQE from the coding sequence ATGGACATCCGTTCGTACGACGAGACCGAGATGACCGAAGCGGTACCGGACGTGTTCCTCTCCCAACTGGCCGCGGGCGAGAAGACGAGCGTCCAGGGCTACGTCATCGACCCCGGCGCCGAGGTGCCCGAACACAGCCACCCCCACGAACAGGCGGGGTACGCCTGGCGCGGTGAAGCCGTCTTCATCGTCGACGGCGAGGAACACGTCGTCTCCGCCGGTGACTCCTACGTCATCCCCGGCGGCGACCCCCACCGGGTCGAGAACCGCGGCGACGAACCGTTCGAGGGCGTCGACATCTTCAGTCCGCCGCGGACGGATCCCGACTGGCAGGAGTAG
- the yqeC gene encoding selenium cofactor biosynthesis protein YqeC, whose translation MDLIEALSADTDLVCVVGAGGKKTTLYTLANQLDRAVVTATVRIPIFDEQVAAVRVTRDPVGALRDAAADAWPLGLVPERERDDRYLGYDRETVTAIRATPGHGPVLVKADGARTRLLKAPDEREPQIPATADTVIPVASAQVVGKPLSDAHVHRPERVADLTGLDLGDPIGPEDVGTVLAHRLGGRKRVPPSATVVPLINMVDDDELAETGREIAAAVHDRADVPRVVLARMLDAEVVDVIE comes from the coding sequence ATGGACCTCATCGAGGCGCTGTCGGCCGACACCGACCTCGTCTGTGTCGTCGGCGCCGGCGGCAAGAAGACGACGCTGTACACGCTCGCGAACCAGTTGGACCGCGCCGTCGTCACCGCGACGGTTCGCATCCCCATCTTCGACGAGCAGGTCGCCGCGGTGCGTGTCACCCGCGACCCCGTGGGGGCGCTCCGCGACGCGGCCGCCGACGCGTGGCCGCTCGGTCTCGTCCCCGAACGGGAGCGCGACGACCGCTATCTCGGCTACGACCGCGAGACGGTCACGGCCATCCGCGCGACGCCCGGTCACGGGCCGGTGCTGGTGAAAGCCGACGGCGCCCGCACTCGCCTCCTGAAGGCCCCCGACGAGCGCGAACCGCAGATCCCCGCGACGGCCGACACCGTCATCCCCGTCGCCAGCGCCCAGGTCGTCGGCAAACCGCTCTCGGACGCCCACGTCCACCGCCCGGAGCGCGTCGCCGACCTGACCGGCCTCGACCTCGGCGACCCAATCGGCCCCGAGGACGTGGGCACCGTCCTCGCACATCGGCTGGGCGGGCGCAAGCGCGTCCCGCCGAGCGCGACGGTCGTCCCGCTGATCAACATGGTCGACGACGACGAGTTGGCCGAGACGGGCCGGGAGATCGCCGCGGCCGTCCACGACCGCGCCGACGTGCCGCGCGTGGTGCTCGCGCGGATGCTCGACGCCGAGGTGGTGGACGTGATCGAGTAG
- the thiL gene encoding thiamine-phosphate kinase, with the protein MDERSALGLLAGRIDAAGDDAAVIDGLVITTDMLHERTDFPEGTTRYTAGWRTVGASLSDVAAMGGAATAAVAAYGAPAFDPAEIEAFVDGASDVCELVDAAYVGGDLDSHDEFTVAGAVVGRTDDPVFRHGAEPGDAVYVTGTLGRTGAAIREFERGNVDRGNELFRFEPRVAAGRQLAGVASAMMDSSDGLARSLHQLAAASDCGFDVEWDRLPVDRAVDAVADGEAERRELSTFFGEDFELVFTGPRAVVEANREWLDTPITRIGRVTKGGVLADGDPLPDRGYSH; encoded by the coding sequence ATGGACGAACGGAGCGCGTTGGGACTGCTCGCCGGGCGGATCGACGCGGCCGGCGACGACGCCGCGGTGATCGACGGACTGGTGATCACGACCGACATGCTCCACGAGCGGACGGACTTCCCCGAGGGCACGACCCGCTACACGGCGGGGTGGCGAACGGTCGGCGCGTCGCTGTCGGACGTGGCGGCGATGGGCGGGGCGGCGACGGCCGCCGTCGCCGCCTACGGCGCGCCGGCGTTCGATCCCGCGGAGATCGAGGCGTTCGTCGACGGCGCGAGCGACGTCTGCGAACTGGTCGACGCCGCGTACGTGGGCGGCGACCTCGACAGCCACGACGAGTTCACGGTCGCCGGGGCGGTCGTCGGCCGGACCGACGACCCGGTCTTCCGCCACGGCGCGGAGCCCGGCGACGCCGTCTACGTGACGGGGACGCTCGGGCGGACGGGCGCGGCGATCCGCGAGTTCGAGCGGGGGAACGTCGACCGGGGCAACGAACTCTTCCGGTTCGAGCCACGGGTCGCGGCCGGGCGGCAACTGGCCGGCGTCGCCAGCGCGATGATGGACTCCTCGGACGGCCTCGCGCGCTCGCTCCACCAGCTCGCCGCGGCGAGCGACTGCGGGTTCGACGTCGAGTGGGACCGACTCCCGGTCGACCGGGCCGTCGACGCCGTCGCCGACGGGGAGGCCGAACGCCGCGAGCTCTCGACGTTTTTCGGTGAGGACTTCGAACTCGTCTTCACGGGGCCGCGGGCTGTCGTCGAGGCGAACCGTGAGTGGCTCGACACCCCGATCACTCGGATCGGACGGGTGACGAAAGGTGGCGTCCTCGCCGACGGCGACCCGCTCCCGGACCGTGGCTACAGCCACTAG
- the pyrH gene encoding UMP kinase: MRVVISIGGSVLAPDLDADRVAGHAAAVERLVEADCEVGAVVGGGGVARDYIGAARRLGANEVQLDQIGIDVTRINARLLIAALGDRAAPAPAHEYEGAGEALRRGDVAVMGGVMPGQTTDAVAAALAEYVDADLLVYATSVDGVFSADPDADPDAEQHARLTGTELVDLVAPMSRGAGASAPVDLLAAKLIERSKMRTVVLDGTDPERIPSAVLHGDHSGTDVVPEGSRDPERWA; the protein is encoded by the coding sequence ATGCGAGTGGTCATCTCCATCGGCGGGAGCGTCCTCGCCCCGGACCTCGACGCCGACCGCGTCGCGGGCCACGCGGCGGCGGTCGAGCGTCTCGTCGAGGCGGACTGCGAGGTCGGCGCGGTGGTCGGCGGCGGCGGCGTCGCCCGCGACTACATCGGGGCGGCGCGCCGCCTCGGCGCCAACGAGGTACAGCTGGACCAGATCGGCATCGACGTGACGCGGATCAACGCGCGCCTGCTGATCGCGGCGCTCGGCGACCGCGCCGCGCCGGCACCCGCCCACGAGTACGAAGGTGCGGGCGAGGCCCTCCGCCGCGGCGACGTGGCCGTCATGGGCGGCGTCATGCCCGGGCAGACGACCGACGCCGTCGCCGCGGCGCTCGCGGAGTACGTCGACGCCGACCTGCTGGTCTACGCCACGAGCGTCGACGGGGTGTTCAGCGCCGACCCCGACGCGGACCCCGACGCCGAACAGCACGCCCGACTCACCGGGACGGAACTCGTCGACCTCGTCGCCCCGATGAGCCGCGGCGCCGGCGCGTCGGCGCCGGTCGACCTCCTGGCGGCGAAACTCATCGAGCGCTCGAAGATGCGGACGGTCGTCCTCGATGGCACCGACCCCGAACGGATTCCATCGGCCGTCCTCCACGGCGACCACTCCGGAACCGACGTGGTTCCGGAGGGGAGCCGCGACCCGGAGCGGTGGGCATGA
- a CDS encoding lysylphosphatidylglycerol synthase transmembrane domain-containing protein, with protein sequence MAGGRIRATILGFAGALAVFAVLFSVAGVDDLLSTLAGADRRLVALVLLATLGWLAAWGFSLRVVLDVLGVSLSVPQAFLVFTGAMFANNVTPFGQAGGEPITALLISRVADTEYEKGLAAIASVDTLNFVPSITIALVGVGYFVTEVALGTNRRLELALAAVGVLAVGVPALVYLGWQRRYQLESRVVGVLTPIIRRVARRLPRVPVPTVGGIERRINGFFRAIERVATNPRGLALALALSAVGWFCQMLGLWLAFQAIGNPIPLSVALFVVPIGAIAGVTPLPGGAGGIESVLVVLLVAAPLPGVTEAVALAAVVVFRGAVYWTPTVLGGLVTGIVGLRSRGSRT encoded by the coding sequence ATGGCCGGCGGACGAATTCGAGCGACGATACTCGGGTTCGCCGGCGCACTCGCCGTCTTCGCCGTCCTGTTTTCGGTCGCCGGCGTCGACGACTTGCTCTCGACGCTCGCGGGCGCCGACCGACGACTGGTGGCGCTCGTCCTCCTCGCCACGCTCGGTTGGCTGGCGGCGTGGGGGTTCTCCCTCCGGGTCGTCCTCGACGTTCTCGGCGTCTCGCTGTCCGTCCCGCAGGCCTTCCTCGTGTTCACCGGCGCGATGTTCGCGAACAACGTCACGCCGTTCGGGCAGGCGGGCGGCGAGCCGATCACCGCCCTGCTCATCTCGCGCGTGGCCGACACGGAGTACGAGAAGGGATTGGCCGCCATCGCCAGCGTCGACACGCTGAACTTCGTCCCCTCCATCACCATCGCCCTCGTCGGTGTGGGCTACTTCGTCACCGAAGTCGCGCTCGGCACGAACCGCCGCCTCGAACTCGCCTTGGCCGCGGTGGGGGTCCTCGCCGTCGGCGTCCCCGCGCTCGTCTACCTCGGCTGGCAACGCCGATACCAGCTCGAATCGCGGGTCGTCGGCGTCCTCACGCCGATCATCCGGCGGGTCGCGCGTCGGCTCCCCCGCGTGCCCGTCCCGACCGTCGGCGGCATCGAGCGCCGGATCAACGGCTTCTTCCGCGCCATCGAGCGGGTCGCGACCAACCCCCGTGGCCTCGCGCTCGCGCTCGCGCTCTCCGCAGTCGGCTGGTTCTGCCAGATGCTCGGGCTCTGGCTCGCCTTTCAGGCCATCGGCAACCCCATCCCGCTCTCCGTCGCGCTCTTCGTCGTCCCCATCGGCGCCATCGCGGGCGTGACGCCTCTGCCCGGCGGGGCGGGTGGCATCGAGAGCGTCCTCGTCGTCCTCCTCGTCGCCGCGCCGCTCCCCGGCGTCACCGAAGCCGTCGCCCTCGCCGCCGTCGTCGTCTTCCGCGGCGCCGTCTACTGGACGCCGACGGTGCTCGGCGGCCTCGTGACCGGCATCGTCGGGCTCCGGTCGCGGGGGTCGCGCACCTAA
- a CDS encoding DUF7123 family protein, producing MSATADPSTETDDSASKEDRLKEYLLSKAQDGELYFKSKFIADEVGLSPKEIGALMVKLRDSATELSVEKWSYTSATTWRIEPA from the coding sequence ATGAGCGCAACCGCAGATCCCTCCACCGAGACCGACGACAGCGCGTCCAAAGAGGACCGTCTGAAGGAGTACCTGCTCTCGAAGGCGCAGGACGGTGAACTCTACTTCAAGAGCAAGTTCATCGCGGACGAAGTCGGTCTCTCGCCCAAAGAGATCGGCGCCCTGATGGTCAAGCTCCGCGACTCCGCGACGGAACTGTCCGTCGAGAAGTGGTCGTACACGAGTGCGACCACGTGGCGAATCGAACCCGCGTAG
- the lysS gene encoding lysine--tRNA ligase, with the protein MSDGHNAFWADDIADEIEARNPDDPIVIKGGVSPSGVPHLGHFNEIMRGYFVASVLRERGHEVRQVFTSDDRDALRSVPRTLADADWTLVGLGDVDAGALGRNLGVPYTDIPDPFGDHDSYGAHFTDLLARSAEAVGVEVDLVSNTDYYESGAFEAVTREVLEKRDLAREVLAEYQDGVDEDYVPFMPQCSACGKLTQDVRGVNLEAGTVAYRCSGLDAGGDHIDGCGHEGTATFREGKLPWRFEWPAQWKVLGVDFEPFGKDHAEGSWPSGEDIARRVLDIEPPVPMTYEWFTLNGEPLSSSSGNVVTVDEVLALLEPEVLRYFFVRNPKRAKDFDVERIDLLVDEFDRFERVYFGEEADADLGPIADRAYPFLVDEVREERVRLPYTFAAVLGMTDDRSLRVRMARNQGFFNDDTPEWAVEAALERVERARTWAERTNNAYDYRLQADLPDTDFDDDTLAALEALADFVAEGHDGEEIQGQMYEIPRDHGVEVGDFFAAGYRLFFDDTEGPRLGEFLGELDESFVVKRLRREG; encoded by the coding sequence ATGAGCGACGGTCACAACGCGTTCTGGGCCGACGACATCGCGGACGAGATCGAGGCCCGGAACCCCGACGATCCCATCGTGATCAAGGGCGGGGTCTCCCCCTCCGGCGTCCCCCACCTCGGCCACTTCAACGAGATCATGCGCGGCTACTTCGTCGCGAGCGTCCTTCGCGAACGCGGCCACGAGGTCCGGCAGGTGTTCACGAGCGACGACCGCGACGCCCTCCGGAGCGTCCCCCGGACCCTCGCCGACGCGGACTGGACCCTCGTCGGCCTCGGCGACGTGGACGCCGGTGCCCTCGGGCGCAACCTCGGCGTTCCCTACACCGACATCCCCGACCCCTTCGGCGACCACGACTCCTACGGCGCCCACTTCACCGACCTACTGGCCCGGAGCGCCGAGGCCGTCGGCGTCGAAGTCGACCTCGTCTCGAACACCGACTACTACGAGTCCGGGGCGTTCGAGGCCGTCACGCGCGAAGTGCTGGAAAAACGTGACCTCGCCCGCGAGGTGCTCGCGGAGTATCAGGACGGCGTCGACGAGGACTACGTCCCCTTCATGCCCCAGTGTTCGGCGTGTGGAAAGCTGACACAGGACGTGCGGGGCGTGAATCTGGAGGCGGGAACGGTCGCGTACCGATGCTCCGGCCTCGACGCCGGCGGCGACCATATCGACGGCTGCGGCCACGAGGGAACCGCCACCTTCCGGGAGGGGAAACTCCCGTGGCGCTTCGAGTGGCCGGCCCAGTGGAAGGTCCTCGGCGTCGACTTCGAACCCTTCGGAAAGGACCACGCGGAGGGCTCGTGGCCGAGCGGCGAGGACATCGCCCGTCGGGTGCTGGACATCGAGCCACCCGTCCCGATGACCTACGAGTGGTTCACGCTCAACGGCGAACCGCTCTCGTCCTCGTCGGGCAACGTCGTCACCGTCGACGAGGTGCTCGCCCTGCTGGAACCCGAGGTGTTGCGCTACTTCTTCGTCCGCAACCCCAAGCGAGCGAAGGACTTCGACGTGGAGCGCATCGACCTGCTGGTCGACGAGTTCGACCGCTTCGAGCGCGTCTACTTCGGCGAGGAGGCGGACGCGGACCTCGGCCCAATCGCCGACCGGGCGTACCCCTTCCTCGTCGACGAGGTGCGCGAGGAGCGGGTCCGTCTCCCGTACACCTTCGCCGCGGTCCTCGGCATGACCGACGACCGTTCCCTCCGGGTGCGGATGGCGCGCAACCAGGGCTTTTTCAACGACGACACGCCGGAGTGGGCTGTCGAGGCCGCCCTCGAACGCGTCGAACGCGCACGCACGTGGGCCGAGCGCACGAACAACGCGTACGACTACCGCCTGCAGGCCGACCTCCCCGACACCGACTTCGACGACGACACCCTCGCGGCACTCGAAGCACTAGCGGACTTCGTGGCCGAGGGCCACGACGGCGAGGAGATTCAGGGACAGATGTACGAGATTCCGCGCGATCACGGCGTCGAGGTGGGCGACTTCTTCGCCGCGGGCTACCGGCTCTTCTTCGACGACACGGAAGGGCCGCGGCTTGGGGAGTTCCTCGGCGAACTCGACGAGTCGTTCGTGGTGAAACGACTCCGCCGCGAGGGGTAG
- a CDS encoding multicopper oxidase domain-containing protein, translating into MTNQVGAPGTNLSRRQFMKATGTAGVFGLAGCAAPTNTNPSKAAAETAAQGSSASASLPKAAKPEVVDVTEQGNQVTLRAVTSSLPVHPGSSMGGPVELPRVWAWQADDRAPSVPGPIIRTTEGEDVEVTLDNTEADMPHTVHFHGVRKTWENDGVPTTTGITVMPGEKHTYEIPANVPGTHLYHCHYQTHRHIDMGMYGVFRVDPEGYEPADQELFMTVKDWDSRLNRQMAGEDVSYSPRDRRPDVFTINGRAAPRTLHPEDGSPVLVSQGDTVRIHFANNGYMNHPIHTHNHRFRVVEKDGSKIPDVAQYEEDILDLAPAERKTVEFEADADPGIYLMHCHKVSHAMNGDSYPGGMVGGIVYESAMDSDVFAQLMEYAGYEP; encoded by the coding sequence ATGACGAACCAAGTTGGCGCTCCCGGGACGAATCTCTCGCGTCGGCAGTTCATGAAGGCGACCGGTACGGCGGGGGTGTTCGGACTCGCGGGCTGTGCGGCCCCGACGAACACGAACCCCTCGAAGGCGGCGGCGGAGACGGCGGCCCAGGGGTCGTCCGCGTCCGCGTCGCTCCCGAAGGCGGCCAAACCGGAAGTCGTCGACGTGACCGAACAGGGCAATCAGGTGACGCTGCGGGCGGTCACGTCGTCGCTTCCGGTCCACCCCGGCAGTTCGATGGGCGGTCCCGTCGAGTTGCCGCGGGTCTGGGCGTGGCAGGCCGACGACCGCGCGCCGAGCGTTCCCGGTCCCATCATCCGGACGACGGAGGGCGAGGACGTCGAGGTGACCCTCGACAACACCGAGGCCGACATGCCCCACACCGTCCACTTCCACGGCGTCCGCAAGACGTGGGAGAACGACGGCGTCCCGACGACGACGGGCATCACGGTGATGCCCGGCGAGAAACACACCTACGAGATTCCGGCGAACGTGCCCGGCACCCACCTCTATCACTGTCACTACCAGACCCACCGCCACATCGACATGGGGATGTACGGCGTCTTCCGCGTCGATCCGGAGGGGTACGAGCCGGCCGATCAGGAACTGTTCATGACCGTCAAGGACTGGGACTCCCGGCTCAACCGGCAGATGGCGGGCGAGGACGTGAGCTACAGCCCCCGTGACCGCCGCCCCGACGTGTTCACCATCAACGGTCGGGCGGCGCCGCGAACCCTCCACCCGGAGGACGGTTCACCGGTCCTCGTCTCGCAGGGCGACACCGTCCGCATCCACTTCGCCAACAACGGCTACATGAACCACCCGATCCACACCCACAACCACCGGTTCCGGGTGGTCGAGAAGGACGGCTCGAAGATTCCGGACGTGGCCCAGTACGAGGAGGACATCCTCGACCTGGCGCCCGCGGAGCGCAAGACGGTCGAGTTCGAGGCGGACGCCGACCCCGGCATCTACCTCATGCACTGTCACAAGGTGAGCCACGCGATGAACGGGGACTCCTACCCCGGCGGGATGGTCGGCGGCATCGTCTACGAGTCCGCGATGGATTCGGACGTGTTCGCGCAGTTGATGGAGTACGCGGGGTACGAGCCGTAA
- a CDS encoding DNA-binding protein: MSGNPDDERIEELRQQKMQELKEQAQEGGGERAEAQQAAQQQAEAQKQALLKQNLTDGARQRLNAVQMSKPEVAEQVEQQIVALARSGRIQDRIDEDQMRKLLKELTPDNSFDIRRR, from the coding sequence ATGAGTGGGAACCCCGACGACGAACGAATCGAGGAGCTTCGACAACAGAAGATGCAGGAACTGAAAGAACAGGCCCAGGAAGGTGGCGGCGAGCGTGCGGAGGCCCAGCAGGCCGCCCAACAGCAGGCCGAGGCCCAGAAGCAGGCGCTCCTGAAACAGAACCTCACCGACGGCGCCCGCCAGCGACTCAACGCCGTCCAGATGTCGAAACCCGAGGTGGCCGAGCAGGTCGAACAGCAGATCGTCGCGCTCGCCCGCAGCGGCCGTATTCAGGACCGCATCGACGAGGACCAGATGCGCAAGCTGCTAAAGGAGCTCACCCCCGACAACAGCTTCGACATCCGTCGGCGATAA
- a CDS encoding 30S ribosomal protein S19e: protein MVTLYDVPADALIDALADRLEDRIEAPDWINYAKTGVSKELPPQQDDFWATRAASLLRKVAVDGPVGVDRLSTAYGDHNQGSTRYRVAAAHADAGSKKIIRTALQQLEDEGLVSTAQGEGRVATPAGQSLLDEVAAEVLEDLDRPELEKYA from the coding sequence ATGGTAACCCTCTACGACGTGCCGGCGGACGCGCTCATCGATGCGCTCGCCGACCGACTCGAGGACCGCATCGAGGCCCCCGACTGGATCAACTACGCCAAGACCGGCGTCAGCAAGGAGCTCCCGCCCCAGCAGGACGACTTCTGGGCGACCCGTGCGGCCAGCCTCCTGCGGAAAGTCGCCGTCGACGGCCCCGTCGGCGTCGACCGCCTCTCGACGGCCTACGGCGATCACAACCAGGGCTCGACGCGCTACCGCGTCGCCGCCGCGCACGCCGACGCCGGCAGCAAGAAGATCATCCGGACCGCGCTCCAGCAACTCGAAGACGAGGGCCTCGTCTCCACCGCACAGGGCGAGGGCCGCGTCGCCACGCCCGCCGGTCAGAGCCTCCTCGACGAGGTGGCCGCCGAGGTGCTCGAGGACCTCGACCGCCCCGAACTCGAGAAGTACGCGTAG
- a CDS encoding site-2 protease family protein, with the protein MDAVDGPPSDALEPVFYVRDTDTDGDRIRYYGEPLVPRSSLADELSEPFRRAGYRVDLEAGREPYETVVVATPADGRIDGVPWTNLALFVATVLSTLLVGAVAWYYIPPGDIAANPLLALRAWPFTAAVLGVLTAHELGHYLAGRYHRVDVSLPYLIPFVVPFGTLGAIIRMRGRMPDRKTLFDIGVAGPLSGLVATVVVTAIGLSLDPMTIPPDVLDSSAQVIVFNNPPLLDLIATALGQPTSYADPTKTVHPVIIGGWVGMFFTVLNLLPVGQLDGGHMVRAMLGRRQETVASLVPLALFGLAAYLYFVRNLSFNESVGLWAFWGLFATVIAYNGPAHPADETPLGWKRQLVGLLTFALGALCFLLVPIQLLG; encoded by the coding sequence ATGGACGCAGTCGATGGGCCGCCGTCTGACGCCCTGGAACCCGTGTTCTACGTCCGCGACACCGACACCGACGGGGACCGGATTCGCTACTACGGCGAACCGCTCGTCCCCCGTAGCTCGCTGGCCGACGAACTTAGCGAGCCGTTCCGTCGCGCCGGCTACCGCGTCGACCTCGAAGCCGGACGCGAACCGTACGAGACGGTCGTCGTCGCGACGCCCGCGGACGGCCGCATCGACGGCGTTCCGTGGACCAACCTCGCCCTGTTCGTCGCGACAGTCCTCTCGACGCTGCTCGTCGGGGCCGTCGCGTGGTACTACATCCCGCCGGGCGACATCGCCGCCAACCCCCTACTCGCCCTGCGGGCGTGGCCGTTCACCGCCGCCGTCCTCGGGGTGCTCACGGCCCACGAACTCGGCCACTACCTCGCCGGCCGCTACCACCGGGTGGACGTCTCCCTCCCCTACCTCATCCCCTTCGTCGTCCCCTTCGGGACGCTCGGGGCGATCATCCGCATGCGCGGCCGGATGCCCGACCGCAAGACCCTGTTCGACATCGGCGTCGCCGGGCCGCTTTCCGGCCTCGTGGCCACCGTCGTGGTGACCGCCATCGGCCTCTCGCTCGATCCGATGACGATCCCGCCGGACGTCCTCGACTCCTCGGCGCAGGTCATCGTCTTCAACAACCCGCCGCTTCTCGACCTGATCGCGACGGCGCTCGGCCAGCCGACCAGCTACGCCGACCCGACGAAGACCGTCCACCCCGTCATCATCGGCGGCTGGGTGGGGATGTTCTTCACCGTCCTCAACCTGCTCCCGGTCGGCCAACTCGACGGCGGGCACATGGTCCGGGCGATGCTCGGCCGACGCCAGGAGACGGTCGCGTCGCTCGTCCCCCTCGCGCTCTTCGGCCTCGCGGCCTACCTCTACTTCGTCCGCAACCTCTCGTTCAACGAGTCGGTCGGTCTCTGGGCCTTCTGGGGCCTGTTCGCCACCGTCATCGCCTACAACGGTCCCGCCCACCCGGCGGACGAGACGCCGCTCGGCTGGAAGCGTCAGCTCGTTGGCCTCCTCACCTTCGCGCTCGGCGCGCTCTGTTTCCTGCTCGTCCCCATCCAACTGCTCGGCTAG
- a CDS encoding DUF192 domain-containing protein has translation MPRIVHDGGGGDDADARVLATDVTVADSFLARARGLMFRRSFPDGSALVFPFDGAAPRTLHMVCVPFDIDAVWLRGGRVERVARLSAWTGLGRAAADVVIELPAGAADGVRAGDTVRVEDG, from the coding sequence ATGCCACGAATCGTTCACGACGGCGGCGGTGGCGACGACGCCGATGCCCGCGTCCTCGCCACGGACGTGACCGTCGCCGACTCGTTTCTCGCCAGGGCCCGCGGGCTCATGTTCCGCCGCTCCTTCCCCGACGGCTCGGCGCTCGTCTTTCCCTTCGACGGCGCCGCCCCCCGAACCCTCCACATGGTCTGTGTGCCCTTCGACATCGACGCCGTCTGGCTCCGCGGCGGGCGGGTCGAACGCGTCGCCCGTCTGTCCGCGTGGACGGGGCTCGGACGCGCCGCCGCCGACGTCGTGATCGAACTCCCCGCCGGCGCCGCCGACGGCGTTCGTGCGGGGGACACCGTCCGAGTCGAAGACGGATGA
- a CDS encoding zinc ribbon domain-containing protein has translation MDTDDRGCPKCGHTETDVGTISTTGGGLSKMFDIQTNAFEVVSCTNCGYSELYRDTGGRGSDIVDVFLG, from the coding sequence ATGGACACCGACGACCGCGGCTGCCCGAAGTGTGGTCACACCGAGACCGACGTAGGGACGATTTCGACCACCGGTGGCGGCCTCAGCAAGATGTTCGACATCCAGACGAACGCCTTCGAGGTCGTGTCGTGTACGAACTGCGGCTACTCGGAACTGTACCGCGACACGGGCGGACGGGGAAGCGACATCGTCGACGTGTTTCTCGGATAG
- a CDS encoding molybdopterin synthase, which translates to MKTLNLVGPGAVDLADRLVPRLDGRVATVERLPETAARDTDAGAAYGLSTDGSWIGAGDGETLPDLLDSLVPDFDYALTVGFDDARLPTVAIGDAEDDPLVTLPDAEADLDPVLDAAAHVDPRVTLESLVERAKASPLAERSGAIATFTGRVRVKDSDDDTRTTQLEFEKYEGVAADRMRTIREELEARDGVFEVLMHHRTGVLREGEDIVFVVVLAGHREEAFRTVEDGINRLKDEVPIFKKESTEEEEFWIHERA; encoded by the coding sequence ATGAAGACGCTCAACCTCGTCGGCCCCGGTGCCGTGGACCTGGCCGACCGACTCGTCCCCCGACTCGACGGTCGGGTCGCAACCGTCGAACGGCTCCCCGAGACGGCCGCCCGAGACACCGACGCCGGTGCCGCCTACGGCCTCTCCACTGACGGCTCGTGGATCGGCGCGGGCGACGGCGAGACGCTTCCGGACCTGCTCGACTCGCTCGTCCCCGACTTCGACTACGCGCTCACGGTCGGCTTCGACGACGCCCGCCTCCCGACGGTCGCCATCGGCGACGCCGAGGACGACCCACTCGTGACGCTCCCCGACGCCGAGGCGGACCTCGACCCCGTCCTCGATGCCGCCGCCCACGTCGACCCCCGCGTCACCCTCGAATCGCTCGTCGAGCGGGCGAAAGCGTCGCCGCTCGCGGAACGCTCGGGCGCCATCGCGACGTTCACCGGCCGCGTTCGCGTGAAAGACTCCGACGACGACACCCGAACCACGCAGTTGGAGTTCGAGAAGTACGAGGGCGTCGCCGCCGACCGGATGCGGACCATCCGCGAGGAACTCGAAGCCCGCGACGGCGTCTTCGAGGTGCTGATGCACCACCGCACCGGCGTCCTCCGCGAGGGAGAGGACATCGTGTTCGTCGTCGTCCTCGCCGGCCACCGCGAGGAGGCGTTCCGAACCGTCGAGGACGGCATCAACCGCCTCAAAGACGAGGTGCCCATCTTCAAGAAGGAGTCGACCGAAGAGGAGGAATTCTGGATTCACGAGCGGGCCTGA